A single genomic interval of Nonomuraea rubra harbors:
- a CDS encoding TetR/AcrR family transcriptional regulator yields the protein MTGLRERWRLKAMRAIQERALDLFDEKGFGAVTIEEIAAAAEVSPSSVYRIFGTKEGIVVADVEFDSMSPEALEGILDPADPVGSLLRAVRAYEAPQAEGGDAPRAGRSPWRRVRYFFAEPSVRMAVCGTLDRASQRITPLVAAAGRLSETQARVATNALTFGYFAALEQWYLDGGDRPIADYVEEGLRPLRGIWGTEPA from the coding sequence ATGACCGGGCTTCGCGAGCGCTGGCGGCTCAAGGCCATGCGCGCCATCCAGGAACGCGCACTCGACCTGTTCGACGAGAAGGGGTTCGGAGCCGTCACGATCGAGGAGATCGCGGCCGCGGCCGAGGTGTCGCCGTCGTCGGTGTACCGCATCTTCGGCACGAAGGAAGGGATCGTGGTCGCCGACGTCGAGTTCGACAGCATGAGCCCGGAGGCCCTCGAAGGCATCCTGGATCCGGCCGATCCCGTCGGCAGCCTGCTCCGGGCGGTGCGCGCGTACGAGGCCCCGCAGGCGGAGGGCGGTGACGCTCCTCGGGCGGGGAGGAGCCCGTGGCGCCGGGTTCGTTACTTCTTCGCCGAGCCCTCGGTGCGCATGGCCGTGTGCGGCACGCTCGACCGGGCCAGCCAGCGCATCACGCCGCTCGTCGCGGCGGCCGGGCGGCTCAGCGAGACGCAGGCCCGGGTGGCGACCAACGCCCTGACGTTCGGCTACTTCGCCGCCCTCGAGCAGTGGTACCTCGACGGCGGCGACCGGCCCATCGCCGACTACGTCGAGGAGGGGTTGCGCCCGCTGCGCGGGATCTGGGGCACGGAGCCGGCCTGA
- a CDS encoding NAD(P)-binding domain-containing protein codes for MCASNQDVVNRSDVVIIAVRPQDRHEALTGLRVDDGKIVVSLMGGVANDDLRRTLATAAPLVRAIPLPAIHERRSVTVTCPSHPVVDALFEPLGGVLPVADEAAFNVFSALTATLTSHYWYLATLTSWATGHGMAPEDADRYVRGLFQGVGRSLSDESRPLDRLAAAHETPNGLNHRIRTTWFDQANSDALRAALDALLADLR; via the coding sequence GTGTGCGCGAGCAACCAGGACGTGGTGAACCGCTCCGACGTGGTGATCATCGCCGTACGCCCCCAGGACCGGCACGAGGCGCTGACCGGCCTGCGCGTGGACGACGGCAAGATCGTGGTCAGCCTGATGGGCGGCGTCGCCAACGACGACCTGCGCCGCACGCTGGCCACCGCCGCGCCGCTGGTCCGCGCCATCCCCCTGCCCGCCATCCACGAACGCCGCTCGGTGACGGTGACCTGCCCGTCGCATCCCGTCGTGGACGCGCTCTTCGAGCCGCTGGGCGGGGTCCTCCCGGTCGCCGACGAGGCCGCCTTCAACGTCTTCTCGGCGCTGACCGCGACGCTGACGTCCCACTACTGGTACCTCGCCACGCTCACGTCCTGGGCCACCGGGCACGGCATGGCCCCCGAGGACGCGGACCGCTACGTCCGCGGCCTCTTCCAGGGCGTCGGCCGGAGCCTGAGCGACGAGTCCCGCCCCCTGGACAGGCTCGCCGCCGCCCACGAGACCCCGAACGGCCTCAACCACCGCATCCGCACCACCTGGTTCGACCAGGCCAACTCCGACGCGCTCCGCGCGGCACTCGACGCCCTGCTCGCCGATTTGAGGTGA
- a CDS encoding metalloregulator ArsR/SmtB family transcription factor, with amino-acid sequence MDAILTALADPARWRLVGLLAERPRPVGVLAQLAEARQPQTTKHLQALERAGVVTSQRSGQRRVYALRAEPLRELAAALIRLAEQAGGSQETYDRYGLSLHAERLAAKEPGWADGRSFRFHRSLAAGPEEVWRHLTEASLLARWWTPDDLRVSELVFEARPGGRIVHEYRDAEDTDGSDGVAGRALGVVEDVRPGERLAYRLSPLLADGSHAFTAHLGLDLRPAGTGTELDVHFQVTDSTINSADFIAGIEIGFGQSLDKLAATLAAHPHDTTTRSTT; translated from the coding sequence ATGGACGCAATACTCACCGCGCTGGCCGACCCGGCCCGCTGGAGGCTGGTGGGCCTGCTGGCCGAGCGGCCCCGGCCGGTCGGGGTGCTCGCCCAGCTCGCGGAGGCGCGCCAGCCGCAGACGACCAAGCATTTGCAGGCCCTCGAACGGGCCGGCGTCGTCACCTCCCAGCGCTCGGGCCAGCGCCGCGTCTACGCGCTCAGGGCCGAGCCGCTGCGGGAGCTGGCGGCGGCGCTCATCCGGCTGGCCGAGCAGGCCGGCGGCTCGCAGGAGACCTACGACCGCTACGGGCTCAGCCTCCACGCCGAGCGGCTCGCCGCCAAGGAGCCGGGCTGGGCCGACGGCCGCTCGTTCCGCTTCCACCGGTCCCTGGCGGCGGGCCCGGAGGAGGTCTGGCGTCACCTGACCGAGGCCTCCCTGCTCGCCCGCTGGTGGACGCCGGATGACCTGCGCGTCTCCGAGCTCGTCTTCGAGGCGCGGCCCGGCGGCCGGATCGTCCACGAGTACCGCGACGCCGAGGACACCGACGGCTCCGACGGCGTCGCGGGGCGCGCGCTGGGGGTCGTCGAGGACGTACGCCCCGGCGAGCGGCTGGCCTACCGGCTCTCCCCGCTGCTCGCCGACGGCAGCCACGCCTTCACCGCCCACCTCGGCCTCGACCTCCGGCCCGCCGGGACGGGCACGGAGCTCGACGTTCACTTCCAGGTCACCGACAGCACGATCAATTCCGCGGACTTCATCGCGGGCATCGAGATCGGCTTCGGCCAGAGCCTCGACAAGCTCGCGGCCACCCTCGCCGCGCACCCCCACGACACCACGACAAGGAGCACGACATGA
- a CDS encoding dihydrofolate reductase family protein, whose amino-acid sequence MTNPTGRRVTANLSLTLDGRYHGAGGPGDFAAFAPYVISEVARDHMNLIWESATTALLGRINAEGFLGYWPSVAEDESADPRDRGYAKWLVDTEKVVLSSTLAEAPWERTRVVNAPAADVVTDLKATGEGDILVNSSASVIKPLLAADLLDRLYLLVVPEIAGGGQRLFDDGLPATKWTLTRQRSGELGELALVYDRVR is encoded by the coding sequence ATGACGAACCCGACCGGCCGCAGGGTGACCGCGAACCTCAGCCTCACCCTCGACGGGCGTTACCACGGTGCCGGCGGGCCTGGCGACTTCGCCGCGTTCGCCCCCTATGTGATCAGCGAGGTGGCGCGCGACCACATGAACCTCATCTGGGAGAGCGCGACGACGGCGCTGCTCGGCCGGATCAACGCCGAGGGCTTCCTGGGCTACTGGCCGTCGGTCGCCGAGGACGAGAGCGCCGATCCGCGCGATCGCGGCTACGCCAAGTGGCTGGTCGACACGGAGAAGGTGGTCCTGTCCTCCACCCTGGCCGAGGCCCCGTGGGAGCGCACCCGCGTGGTGAACGCCCCCGCCGCCGACGTCGTCACCGACCTCAAGGCCACCGGTGAAGGCGACATCCTCGTCAACAGCAGCGCGAGCGTCATCAAGCCGCTCCTGGCGGCCGACCTGCTCGACCGGCTGTACCTCCTGGTCGTCCCCGAGATCGCCGGCGGCGGGCAGCGGCTGTTCGACGACGGCCTGCCGGCCACCAAGTGGACGCTCACCCGCCAGCGAAGCGGCGAGCTGGGCGAGCTCGCCCTGGTCTACGACCGGGTCCGCTGA
- a CDS encoding MFS transporter → MPHAPRDPLQRAPRRVALIVAVAWFMQNLDTTIINTSLPQMARTFGVDAVSVNIGITAYVVAGAAFIPLGGWLSDRYGAKRVFATAIVVFGLASIGCAACTELWQFVLARVVQGVGGALMMPVGRIIVLKNAGKDDLLRATALITWPALIAPVLAPVVGGALTTWYGWQWIFLLNAPLALAGTALVLAFVPGVREPDPRPLDRTGTVLIITALSLTIYGLSELAHPSAVGLDLALLAVGSLVGVAAVRWFRRAAHPLIDLAPLRVPTFAASTLHAGNLIRLAISATPFLLPLMLQEAWRLTPLEAGQVVLVYFLGNLVVKTITTPLLRRLGFRTVLIVNGVGVALSIAALGLLDARTGFAVVAVVAFAAGVTRSIEFTGINTLSFADIGPAGRASASTFFSMMQQISIALGVAAAAIVLQVAHGPAATPLTQGDFTLAFVLSGAVALAGALLMVRLRPDAGHEVTGHRPRTKLPTRT, encoded by the coding sequence ATGCCGCACGCCCCCCGCGACCCGCTCCAGAGAGCACCCCGGCGGGTCGCCCTGATCGTGGCCGTGGCGTGGTTCATGCAGAACCTCGACACCACGATCATCAACACCTCACTCCCCCAGATGGCGCGGACGTTCGGCGTGGACGCCGTCAGCGTGAACATCGGCATCACCGCGTACGTCGTCGCGGGCGCGGCCTTCATCCCGCTCGGCGGCTGGCTGTCGGACAGGTACGGCGCCAAGCGGGTGTTCGCGACCGCGATCGTGGTGTTCGGCCTGGCCTCGATCGGCTGCGCGGCCTGTACGGAACTGTGGCAGTTCGTCCTGGCCCGGGTCGTCCAGGGCGTCGGCGGCGCGCTGATGATGCCGGTCGGCCGCATCATCGTGCTCAAGAACGCCGGCAAGGACGACCTGCTGCGCGCCACGGCGCTGATCACCTGGCCGGCCCTGATCGCGCCGGTCCTCGCCCCGGTCGTCGGCGGCGCCCTGACCACCTGGTACGGCTGGCAGTGGATCTTCCTGCTGAACGCCCCGCTCGCGCTGGCCGGCACCGCGCTGGTGCTGGCGTTCGTCCCCGGCGTGCGCGAGCCCGACCCCAGACCGCTGGACCGCACGGGAACGGTCCTGATCATCACGGCGCTGAGCCTGACGATCTACGGCCTGTCGGAGCTGGCGCATCCGTCGGCGGTGGGTCTGGACCTCGCCCTGCTCGCCGTCGGCTCGCTGGTGGGCGTGGCCGCCGTCCGGTGGTTCCGCCGGGCCGCCCATCCGCTGATCGATCTCGCGCCGCTGCGGGTGCCCACGTTCGCGGCCTCCACCCTGCACGCCGGGAACCTCATCCGGCTGGCGATCAGCGCGACCCCGTTCCTGCTCCCGCTCATGCTGCAGGAGGCGTGGCGGCTGACGCCGCTGGAGGCCGGGCAGGTCGTGCTCGTGTACTTCCTGGGGAACCTGGTCGTCAAGACGATCACCACGCCGCTGCTGCGGCGGCTCGGGTTCCGTACGGTGCTGATCGTCAACGGCGTGGGAGTGGCGCTGTCGATCGCGGCGCTCGGGCTGCTCGACGCCCGTACGGGGTTCGCCGTGGTGGCCGTGGTGGCCTTCGCCGCCGGGGTGACCCGGTCGATCGAGTTCACCGGCATCAACACGCTGTCGTTCGCGGACATCGGGCCGGCCGGCCGGGCCTCGGCCTCGACGTTCTTCAGCATGATGCAGCAGATCTCCATCGCGCTGGGCGTGGCCGCCGCCGCGATCGTTCTGCAGGTCGCGCACGGCCCGGCCGCCACCCCGCTCACCCAGGGCGACTTCACCCTCGCGTTCGTGCTGTCCGGCGCGGTCGCGCTGGCAGGCGCGCTGCTGATGGTACGGCTGCGTCCGGACGCCGGGCACGAGGTGACCGGGCACCGGCCGCGCACGAAGCTCCCCACCCGGACCTAG
- a CDS encoding TetR/AcrR family transcriptional regulator yields the protein MSREHERNAGEPQAPAAPGDSTAADRSTALGDSAAPGDSAAPGDSVAADGSAAPGDRAAPGGSAASHDSAASRRRGAKLEDALLDAAWDVLLEHGYHGFTFEAVATRAGTSRPVLYRRWPHRDALLLATLTRYWRPIALPDTGNLRDDAIGFLRNADADRAGMITLMSVQLVDYFQDTGTSLGELRDTLLPPGHPTAFETIVARAVRRGELPDVPRPPRVLNLPLDLLRHDLFMTMRPVPDEAIEEIVDDVWLPLLRAPGTA from the coding sequence GTGAGTCGCGAGCACGAGCGGAACGCGGGCGAGCCCCAAGCGCCCGCCGCGCCCGGCGACAGCACCGCGGCTGATCGCAGTACCGCGCTTGGAGACAGCGCCGCACCTGGAGACAGCGCCGCACCTGGAGACAGCGTCGCGGCTGATGGCAGTGCCGCGCCTGGAGACCGCGCCGCGCCGGGCGGCAGCGCCGCGTCTCATGACAGCGCTGCGTCCCGCCGTCGGGGTGCCAAGCTGGAGGACGCGCTGCTCGACGCCGCCTGGGACGTGCTCCTCGAACACGGCTACCACGGCTTCACCTTCGAGGCCGTCGCCACCCGCGCCGGCACGAGCCGCCCCGTCCTCTACCGCCGCTGGCCGCACCGCGACGCCCTGCTCCTGGCCACCCTCACCCGCTACTGGCGCCCGATCGCGCTGCCCGACACCGGCAACCTGCGCGACGACGCGATCGGCTTCCTGCGCAACGCCGACGCCGACCGCGCGGGCATGATCACGCTGATGAGCGTGCAGCTCGTGGACTACTTCCAGGACACCGGTACGAGCCTCGGCGAGCTCCGCGACACCCTCCTGCCGCCAGGCCACCCGACGGCCTTCGAGACGATCGTCGCCCGCGCGGTCCGGCGCGGCGAGCTGCCCGACGTGCCGCGCCCGCCCCGCGTCCTGAACCTCCCGCTGGACCTGCTGCGCCACGACCTGTTCATGACGATGCGCCCGGTGCCGGACGAGGCGATCGAGGAGATCGTGGACGACGTGTGGCTCCCCCTGCTCAGAGCCCCCGGCACCGCCTGA
- a CDS encoding DUF4132 domain-containing protein codes for MSADRMLTLAGDGSAKFWEVRQDGTDLTIRYGKMGATGRTQVKAYETAEAATAAAGKLVAEKLRKGYTEDETVAAPEPVGAAGNEPVAAEDEDRLTMPAAWLRALYPRRGGTKVAVKQPDPAAPGQLATRLEGHRQRLLDSLAQVRDPELAAAGTAYLAGAPAATPLGAAVVVASLAQHDRELGPLIAEAWLAEHGPVFAAVAVTELASLELAYDRDDWRVRRVADDEFPQHWWGWDRIGIYTRVRAALAAEPDAGYALAVEALAASREAGLHHRVAASFLAPTEVAWVTADCAEVDSVNPRLAFHLMAAISTPEQLALIAGHVHAYSVLHSLALPATLIDGVGLEALPLLAGLLDDAYSADNERRLLGVLAELPSDAAMRALLDRLDRKYTQPAFMRAAARFPRRAMRLLATTGGKTADLLLRAHVHSHPDLVPEVLATVGDAAAERIDKLANAAPVATAPVEALPEVLVSPPWSRSRKARKQAEVSGLACDDEPALVWAPGERDNWRSCHARYERTYNQTWEAVAAQIAETGGASGYWGNEAALFVSGPERLAAPLIGTWRPADRWGAAEWLPPIIARFGLAALPVALDCARRSPATVAQVLLPFAGPEIAVLMADWLARLKSVRAIALAWLARHPEAAARALIPAALGKPGAARRQAEQALTALAAGGERDTVARAAAGYGPDAEAAIADLLAADPLDALPAKMPTLPKWADVALLTPIHLRGDAGALPAAAVRHVMTMLALSRPGQPYAGLALVQRACDPHSLANFGWSLFQRWQAAGYPSREGWVMDALGLIGDDETVRRLTPLIRVWPGENAYARAVTGLDLLAGLGSDVALMHLHGIAEKVKYSGLKSRARQKLDEVAAELGLTPQELADRLVPDFGLSADGSLTLDYGRRRFVVGFDEQLKPYVADGAGKRLKNLPKPGVNDDPELAPAAYQRFAGLKKDVRAVASDNIRRLEQAMVGRRRWNAEDFGRLLVGHPLLWHIVRRLVWGIYDSSGELTGALRVAEDRSFADVEDDPLTLPDGASVGVVHPLELGESLPAWAEVFADYEILQPFPQLGRETYEPDQALIAEIEAAKIPTGAVVGLERRGWRRGAPQDAGIQGWIERDVPGGRTLTISLDPGIAIGYLDFAEEQSLIGVSVEGLDPITASEIIRDLREITR; via the coding sequence ATGAGCGCAGATCGGATGCTCACCCTTGCCGGCGACGGTTCGGCGAAGTTCTGGGAGGTGCGGCAGGACGGCACGGACCTCACCATCCGGTACGGGAAGATGGGAGCGACCGGCCGGACGCAGGTCAAGGCGTACGAGACCGCGGAGGCCGCCACGGCGGCGGCCGGCAAGCTGGTGGCGGAGAAGTTACGCAAGGGCTACACCGAGGACGAGACAGTCGCTGCCCCGGAGCCGGTCGGCGCCGCCGGGAACGAGCCGGTCGCCGCCGAGGACGAGGACCGGCTGACGATGCCGGCCGCCTGGCTGCGGGCGCTGTACCCGCGGCGGGGCGGGACGAAGGTCGCGGTGAAGCAGCCGGATCCGGCCGCGCCCGGGCAGCTCGCCACCAGGCTGGAGGGGCACAGGCAGCGGCTGCTGGACTCGCTGGCGCAGGTCCGTGATCCGGAGCTGGCCGCGGCGGGGACGGCGTACCTGGCGGGGGCGCCCGCCGCCACGCCGCTGGGCGCCGCGGTGGTGGTCGCGTCCCTGGCGCAGCACGACCGCGAGCTGGGGCCCCTGATCGCCGAGGCCTGGCTGGCCGAGCACGGTCCCGTGTTCGCGGCGGTGGCCGTGACCGAGCTGGCCTCGCTGGAACTCGCCTATGACAGGGACGACTGGCGAGTGCGGCGCGTGGCAGACGACGAGTTCCCGCAACATTGGTGGGGCTGGGACAGGATAGGGATCTACACGCGCGTCCGCGCGGCCCTGGCAGCCGAGCCGGACGCCGGGTACGCCCTGGCCGTCGAGGCCCTGGCGGCCAGTCGCGAGGCCGGGCTGCACCACCGGGTGGCGGCCTCGTTCCTGGCGCCGACCGAGGTCGCCTGGGTCACGGCCGACTGCGCCGAGGTGGACAGCGTGAACCCGCGGCTCGCGTTCCACCTGATGGCCGCGATCAGCACGCCGGAGCAGCTGGCGCTCATCGCGGGCCACGTGCACGCCTACTCGGTGCTGCACTCGCTCGCCCTGCCCGCCACGCTCATCGACGGCGTGGGCCTGGAGGCCCTGCCGCTGCTGGCCGGACTGCTGGACGACGCCTACAGCGCGGACAACGAGCGGCGGCTGCTGGGCGTGCTCGCCGAGCTGCCGTCCGACGCGGCGATGCGGGCACTCCTCGACCGCCTCGACCGCAAGTACACCCAGCCGGCGTTCATGCGCGCGGCGGCCCGCTTCCCCCGCAGGGCGATGCGGCTGCTGGCCACCACCGGCGGCAAGACCGCGGACCTGCTGCTGCGCGCCCACGTGCACTCCCATCCCGACCTGGTGCCCGAGGTGCTCGCGACTGTCGGAGACGCCGCCGCCGAACGCATCGACAAGCTCGCGAACGCCGCGCCGGTCGCCACCGCCCCGGTCGAGGCCCTGCCCGAGGTGCTGGTCAGCCCGCCCTGGTCGCGTTCCCGTAAGGCCCGCAAGCAGGCCGAGGTGAGCGGCCTGGCGTGTGACGACGAGCCGGCCCTGGTGTGGGCGCCGGGCGAGCGGGACAACTGGCGCTCCTGCCATGCCCGGTACGAGCGGACCTACAACCAGACGTGGGAGGCGGTCGCCGCCCAGATCGCCGAGACCGGCGGCGCCTCGGGATACTGGGGCAACGAGGCCGCCCTGTTCGTCTCCGGTCCCGAGAGGCTGGCCGCACCGCTGATCGGCACGTGGCGCCCGGCCGACCGGTGGGGAGCCGCCGAGTGGCTGCCGCCGATCATCGCCAGGTTCGGGCTGGCGGCACTGCCCGTGGCCCTGGACTGCGCCCGGCGCAGCCCCGCCACGGTCGCTCAGGTGCTGCTCCCGTTCGCCGGCCCGGAGATCGCCGTGCTGATGGCCGACTGGCTGGCCCGGCTGAAGTCGGTGCGCGCCATCGCGCTGGCCTGGCTGGCACGCCACCCCGAGGCCGCCGCCAGGGCGCTGATCCCGGCGGCCCTCGGCAAGCCCGGCGCGGCCAGGCGGCAGGCCGAGCAGGCGCTGACGGCGCTGGCCGCCGGAGGCGAGCGCGACACCGTGGCACGGGCCGCCGCGGGTTACGGTCCCGACGCCGAGGCCGCGATCGCCGACCTGCTCGCGGCCGACCCGCTCGACGCGCTGCCCGCCAAGATGCCCACGCTGCCCAAGTGGGCGGACGTCGCGCTCCTGACGCCGATCCACCTGCGTGGCGACGCGGGCGCGCTGCCGGCCGCGGCGGTCCGGCACGTGATGACGATGCTGGCGCTCTCCCGGCCGGGCCAGCCGTACGCCGGGCTCGCCCTGGTCCAGCGGGCCTGCGACCCTCACAGTCTGGCGAACTTCGGCTGGTCGCTGTTCCAGCGCTGGCAGGCGGCCGGTTACCCGTCCAGGGAGGGCTGGGTGATGGACGCCCTGGGGCTGATCGGCGACGACGAGACCGTCAGGCGGCTGACCCCGCTGATCAGGGTCTGGCCCGGCGAGAACGCGTACGCGCGTGCGGTCACCGGCCTGGACCTGCTGGCCGGCCTCGGCTCCGACGTCGCGCTGATGCACCTGCACGGCATCGCAGAGAAGGTCAAGTACAGCGGGCTCAAGAGCCGGGCCAGGCAGAAGCTGGACGAGGTGGCCGCCGAGCTCGGCCTGACCCCGCAGGAGCTGGCCGACCGGCTGGTGCCGGACTTCGGGCTGTCCGCCGACGGCAGCCTGACGCTCGACTACGGCCGCAGGCGGTTCGTCGTCGGCTTCGACGAGCAGCTCAAGCCGTACGTGGCCGACGGGGCAGGCAAGCGGCTGAAGAACCTGCCCAAGCCCGGCGTCAACGACGATCCGGAGCTGGCGCCCGCCGCCTACCAGCGGTTCGCCGGGCTGAAGAAGGACGTGCGGGCCGTGGCGTCGGACAACATCCGCCGCCTGGAGCAGGCCATGGTGGGCCGGCGCCGCTGGAACGCCGAGGACTTCGGGCGGCTGCTCGTCGGCCACCCGCTGCTCTGGCACATCGTACGGCGGCTGGTCTGGGGCATCTACGACTCCTCCGGCGAGCTCACGGGCGCGCTGCGCGTGGCCGAGGACCGCAGCTTCGCCGACGTCGAGGACGACCCGCTGACGTTGCCCGATGGCGCCTCCGTCGGGGTGGTGCACCCGCTGGAGCTGGGGGAGAGCCTGCCCGCCTGGGCCGAGGTGTTCGCCGACTACGAGATCCTCCAGCCGTTCCCGCAGCTCGGCAGGGAGACGTACGAGCCGGACCAGGCGCTGATCGCCGAGATCGAGGCCGCCAAGATCCCGACCGGCGCGGTCGTCGGCCTGGAACGGCGCGGCTGGCGGCGCGGCGCGCCGCAGGACGCCGGCATCCAGGGCTGGATCGAGCGGGACGTGCCCGGCGGCAGGACCCTCACGATCAGCCTCGACCCCGGCATCGCGATCGGCTACCTCGACTTCGCCGAGGAGCAGAGCCTGATAGGGGTCTCGGTCGAAGGGCTCGACCCGATCACCGCCTCCGAGATCATCCGGGACCTGCGGGAGATCACCCGATGA
- a CDS encoding ATP-binding protein: protein MNEHVQRPPAEIRYAGELARLREDDTDPRPPGWALSLRAARRFVLGDEKLGISRKFVGDPSLIDRSLVSLATNRGLMLVGEPGTAKSLLSELLAAAVSGTSTLTIQGGAATTEDQIKYSWNYALLVAEGPSTRSLVAAPLLRGMAEGKVVRFEEITRCPLEVQDCLLSPLSDRVLAVPELTGPESMVFAREGFTVIATANTRDRGVNEMSAALKRRFNFETVFPIADFETELMLVEAEATALLKRSGVGAPPRRDVLEVLVTAFRELRDGQTARGDATDRLSGVMSTAEAVSVAHAVGLRGWFLRGEPGTAADLVSCLAGTAAKDNPEDLAKLRRYLEQRRRHGEQWRALYESRHLLPG from the coding sequence ATGAACGAGCACGTGCAGCGGCCCCCGGCCGAGATCCGCTACGCCGGCGAGCTGGCCCGGCTGCGGGAGGACGACACCGACCCCCGCCCGCCCGGCTGGGCGCTGAGCCTGCGGGCCGCCCGGCGCTTCGTGCTCGGGGACGAGAAGCTGGGCATCAGCCGCAAGTTCGTGGGCGACCCCTCGCTGATCGACCGGTCCCTGGTGTCGCTGGCGACCAACCGCGGGCTGATGCTGGTGGGCGAGCCCGGCACCGCCAAGTCGCTGCTGTCGGAGCTGCTGGCCGCGGCGGTGAGCGGCACCTCGACGCTGACCATCCAGGGCGGCGCCGCCACCACGGAAGACCAGATCAAGTACTCGTGGAACTACGCGCTGCTGGTCGCCGAGGGACCGTCCACCCGGTCGCTGGTGGCCGCGCCGCTGCTGCGCGGCATGGCGGAGGGCAAGGTGGTGCGCTTCGAGGAGATCACCCGGTGCCCGCTGGAGGTGCAGGACTGCCTGCTGTCGCCGCTGTCGGACCGGGTGCTCGCCGTACCGGAGCTGACCGGACCGGAGTCGATGGTGTTCGCCAGGGAGGGGTTCACCGTCATCGCCACCGCCAACACCCGCGACCGCGGCGTCAACGAGATGAGCGCCGCGCTCAAGCGCCGCTTCAACTTCGAGACCGTCTTCCCGATCGCCGACTTCGAGACCGAGCTGATGCTGGTGGAGGCGGAGGCCACCGCGCTGCTGAAGCGCTCGGGCGTCGGCGCGCCGCCGCGCAGGGACGTGCTGGAGGTCCTGGTCACCGCGTTCAGGGAGCTGCGCGATGGCCAGACCGCGCGCGGAGACGCCACCGACCGGCTGTCGGGGGTGATGAGCACCGCCGAGGCCGTCTCGGTCGCGCACGCCGTCGGGCTGCGCGGCTGGTTCCTGCGCGGCGAGCCGGGTACGGCCGCCGACCTGGTCTCCTGCCTGGCCGGCACCGCCGCCAAGGACAACCCGGAGGACCTGGCGAAGCTGCGCAGGTACCTGGAGCAGCGGCGGCGGCACGGCGAGCAGTGGCGGGCCCTGTACGAGTCCCGCCACCTGCTGCCGGGCTGA